One genomic segment of Canis lupus familiaris isolate Mischka breed German Shepherd chromosome 22, alternate assembly UU_Cfam_GSD_1.0, whole genome shotgun sequence includes these proteins:
- the LOC485435 gene encoding guanylate cyclase soluble subunit beta-2-like, giving the protein MIWMESVRCMAYVCSPKLRSLQELEQRRMHLSDIAPHDTTRDLILLNQQRLAEIELSNQLERKKEELRVLSRHLAIEKKKTETLLYAMLPEHVANQLKDGKKVAAGEFKTCTILFSDVVTFTNICAACQPIQIVTMLNSMYSKFDRLTSVHEVYKVETIGDAYMVVGGVPVPVGSHAQRVANFALGMRIAAAEVMNPVTGEPIQENCVFNVPSRRFKSSQPVAGNCPQQ; this is encoded by the exons ATGATCTGGATGGAGTCCGTGCGGTGCATGGCCTACGTGTGCTCCCCGAAGCTCCGCAGCCTGCAAGAGCTGGAGCAGCGCAGAATGCACCTGTCGGACATCGCGCCGCACGACACCACCAGGGATCTCATCCTCCTGAACCAGCAGCGCCTGGCTGAGATCGAGCTGTCCAACCAgctggagaggaagaaggaggagctgCGGGTCCTGTCCAGGCACCTGGccattgaaaagaagaaaaccgAGACCCTGCTGTACGCCATGCTGCCGGAACACGTGGCCAACCAGCTGAAGGACGGCAAAAAAGTCGCTGCAG GAGAATTTAAAACTTGCACGATTCTTTTCAGTGACGTGGTGACGTTCACCAACATCTGTGCGGCCTGCCAGCCCATCCAAATCGTGACGATGCTGAATTCCATGTACTCCAAGTTTGACAGGCTAACCAGCGTCCACGAGGTCTACAAG GTGGAGACCATAGGAGATGCTTACATGGTGGTGGGGGGCGTCCCGGTGCCCGTTGGAAGCCACGCCCAGAGAGTGGCTAACTTTGCCTTGGGGATGAGAATTGCTGCAGCAGAAGTGATGAATCCGGTTACCGGAGAACCCATCCAG GAAAACTGTGTATTCAACGTGCCTTCTCGCAGGTTCAAGAGTTCTCAACCTGTGGCGGGAAACTGCCCCCAGCAGTAG
- the LOC119877412 gene encoding basic proline-rich protein-like, translating to MAWENHICSRGGPGTGGAPTPRPDAPPRRPAPPQRPLPAGPAQRGGRERERRPTYGFQTTRGVSGAPLSLAVGGRPGDTPRGPPWARGRAGPAAAPLPPRAASPGPPGALGAQPRSGLSPGKPRRPGLARPSARLPRTPPADGRPHLHRARGGLRAGAGRRRDFGESGAFAPRPLPGSSEATDPAGRGPSGEPGPSTPRSRPRGARRAAGGAPAPAPAPGKHLAGGAPLQGTLGRRPDPPRPHHPASRSAHPQPPSPAGLPGARRPSPGRPSAAAPHDALGRPRTPRPPPAPRPPPRDRPGPAPAPGSAPRTGRVRPRAAPSASAAGARPGARPPLSPRSRSSFADAPSDEPRAATARTSSRPRSLPTASPTPPQEQPPEEPPDRLPDPPPEEQPPEEPPDLLPDPPPRSSRPRSLPTASPTPPQEQPPEEPPDRLPDPSSRPRSLPTASPTPPQEQPPEEPPDRLPDPPPEEQPPEEPPDLLPDPPPRSSRPRSLPTSSPTPPPGAAARGASRPPPRPPPQEQPPEEPPDRLPDPPPQEQPPEEPPDLLPDPPPRSSRAAARGASRPPDLTPPGPAGEERPRPRSPSRAGGSRGRLPRRHPEGALSAQAGHWSAPCFPEPPPSRATPSLAPRRGEPREQPSQRAERPLPAAPPVPPAWAAARARRRGGRAFGSSPSARRPAGGGGSLSS from the exons ATGGCCTGGGAGAACCACATCTGCAGCCGCGGAGGCCCGGGCACAGGCGGAGCCCCGACGCCCCGCCCCGACGCCCCGCCccgacgccccgccccgccccaacGCCCCCTCCCGGCGGGCCCGGCCCAGCGCGGGGGACGCGAGCGCGAGCGGCGACCCACCTACGGCTTCCAGACGACACGCGGCGTCTCCGGCGCTCCTCTGAGCCTCGCGGTGGGCGG ACGGCCCGGGGACACGCCGCGAGGACCGCCCTGGGCCCGGGGCCGCGCCGGCCCCGCTGCCGCCCCGCTGCCGCCCCGCGCCGCCAGCCCCGGGCCGCCGGGGGCCCTCGGCGCCCAGCCCCGCAGCGGGCTCTCCCCGGGGAAGCCCCGCCGCCCGGGGCTCGCGCGGCCCAGCGCCCGCCTCCCCAGGACGCCGCCGGCTGACGGGCGGCCCCACCTCCACCGAGCCCGAGGCGGGCTGCGCGCCGGGGCGGGGCGTCGCCGCGACTTCGGGGAGAGCGGTGCGTTCGCGCCACGGCCGCTCCCCGGCAGCAGCGAAGCGACCGACCCTGCCGGCCGCGGCCCCAGCGGCGAGCCCGGACCCTCCacgccccgctcccgcccccgaGGCGCCAggagggcggcgggcggggctCCGGCTCCGGCGCCGGCTCCGGGGAAGCACCTGGCCGGCGGGGCTCCGCTCCAGGGGACGCTCGGCCGCCGCCCTGACCCCCCGCGGCCCCACCACCCAGCCTCCCGCTCCGCCCACCCGCAGCCCCCGAGTCCCGCCGGCCTCCCCGGCGCGCGTCGGCCTTCCCCGGGGCGGCCCTCCGCGGCGGCGCCCCACGACGCCCTCGGACGCCCTCGGACCCctcgcccgccccccgccccccgccccccgccccgcgacCGCCCGGGACCAGCCCCTGCGCCCGGCTCCGCTCCGCGCACAGGCCGAGTGAGGCCACGCGCCGCGCCTTCAGCCAGCGCCGCCGGGGCCCGACCTGGGGCCCGGCCTCCCCTGTCCCCCCGGAGCCGCAGCAGCTTCGCGGACGCGCCGTCGGACGAACCCAGGGCCGCCACGGCCCGCAC gagcagCCGCCCGAGGAGCCTCCCGACCGCCTCCCCGACCCCCCCCCAGGAGCAGCCGCCCGAGGAGCCTCCCGACCGCCTCCCCGACCCGCCCCCCGAGGAGCAGCCGCCCGAGGAGCCTCCCGACCTcctccccgaccccccccccAGGAGCAGCCGCCCGAGGAGCCTCCCGACCGCCTCCCCGACCCCCCCCCAGGAGCAGCCGCCCGAGGAGCCTCCCGACCGCCTCCCCGACCC gagcagCCGCCCGAGGAGCCTCCCGACCGCCTCCCCGACCCCCCCCCAGGAGCAGCCGCCCGAGGAGCCTCCCGACCGCCTCCCCGACCCGCCCCCCGAGGAGCAGCCGCCCGAGGAGCCTCCCGACCTcctccccgaccccccccccAGGAGCAGCCGCCCGAGGAGCCTCCCGACCTcctccccgaccccccccccAGGAGCAGCCGCCCGAGGAGCCTCCCGACCTcctccccgaccccccccccAGGAGCAGCCGCCCGAGGAGCCTCCCGACCGcctccccgacccccccccccaggagcagCCGCCCGAGGAGCCTCCCGACCTcctccccgaccccccccccAGGAGCAGCC gaGCAGCCGCCCGAGGAGCCTCCCGACCTCCCGACCTTACTCCGCCAGGGCCCGCGGGGGAGGAGAGGCCCCGCCCCAGGTCTCCCAGCCGGGCTGGTGGCAGTCGGGGGCGGCTCCCCCGCAGGCACCCCGAGGGCGCGCTGTCCGCTCAGGCCGGGCACTGGAGCGCGCCCTGCTTCCCTGAGCCTCCCCCTTCCCGGGCCACACCGAGCCTGGCGCCGCGGCGGGGGGAGCCTCGGGAACAGCCCTCGCAGCGCGCCGAGCGCCCCCTGCCCGCAGCCCCGCCCGTGCCCCCCGCCTGGGCCGCAGCCCGAGCACGTCGGCGCGGGGGCCGAGCGTTCGGCTCCTCACCGTCTGCCCGGAggcccgcgggcggcggcggctcgcTGTCCTCGTAG